The genomic interval CGGCGTGGGGATTTTGCCAAAGCAGTTGGACCTGCCGCCGAAGTTCAAGCGATCGCGACGAATTTCGCCACGGGAGCGCCTCGCCTCGATATTTGATTTCACCGCTCTCGATGAGTCCTTCGCCAACAATAGCCCTGAGAAGAGTAGATTTTCCAGATCCTGATTCTCCTATTACCCCGACGATGGTCCCAGCACGGACTGAAAGAGACACATCCCTCAGCACTGCTGAACCCCGATACGCCCTGTCCATCGCGCGCCTGCGAAACAGACTTTTTGCGGTTAGGTGCCGTACCACGAGCTTGTCGATTTCGAGCAAGGACTTGCCCGGTCGCGATTGAATGACATTATGAAGCCGCATCATTGAAACCTGAGGTGATATCTGCGGCTGTGGATTGTGACACCGGAGAAGGCTCGCTTTAGAATATAATATCGGTGGTTCGTTAACTGAGCACTCGGGTATGGCGACGGGGCATCGCTGAGCAAAGGCACAACCGCAAATAGGGACGCCCATGCTGGGGGGCGTCCCTGCTATCGCGGCGGGGAGCCAACTGTGCGCCAGCTTTGGTATCGATTGAATCAAGCCTTGAGTATACGGATGCTGTGGAGCATTGAGTATTTCGGAGCTACTACCGATTTCCACAATCGAACCCGCATACATGACCGCAACACGTGAGCACAGCCGCGCTACAACTCCCATGTCATGTGTGACACATGCAATCGCAAGCTGTTTTTCGAAAATAAGACGTCTCACTGTCGAAAGGAGTTCATCATGAGTAGTCGCATCGAGCGCCGAAGTCGGTTCATCGAGAATCAAAAGCTTCGCATCTCCGGCTAGCGCCAGCGCTATCGCGCATCTTTGTTGCTCCCCTCCGGACAATTGATAGGGATAGCGCTGCGCGATGTCTTCGACGTTCCGCAGTTGCACAGTGCGTAACAAATTCAACATCCGTTCGCGACGTCGCGGCCTTGGAAGACCCGTGTTGCATTCAAGGACCTCTTCTATCAGACGGCCGATTCTTTTCGACGGCGTAAGTGATTTTCCTGCATTTTGCGGGACGTAACCGACCACGTTGCCATAGATCGATTTGAGCCGGGCGACAGTCTCCTTCAG from Sinorhizobium terangae carries:
- a CDS encoding ABC transporter ATP-binding protein, with amino-acid sequence MQEAPLLKIENLTVGLANSKGRPVIKDINLEIFPGDTIGIVGESGSGKSTLALTMLGHFKGGLKVETGKVTLAGINVLKETVARLKSIYGNVVGYVPQNAGKSLTPSKRIGRLIEEVLECNTGLPRPRRRERMLNLLRTVQLRNVEDIAQRYPYQLSGGEQQRCAIALALAGDAKLLILDEPTSALDATTHDELLSTVRRLIFEKQLAIACVTHDMGVVARLCSRVAVMYAGSIVEIGSSSEILNAPQHPYTQGLIQSIPKLAHSWLPAAIAGTPPSMGVPICGCAFAQRCPVAIPECSVNEPPILYSKASLLRCHNPQPQISPQVSMMRLHNVIQSRPGKSLLEIDKLVVRHLTAKSLFRRRAMDRAYRGSAVLRDVSLSVRAGTIVGVIGESGSGKSTLLRAIVGEGLIESGEIKYRGEALPWRNSSRSLELRRQVQLLWQNPHAALNPRQTVFEAIAAPLRLYFNMSQSQQSDRALELLELVRLGRQHLDRRPNQLSGGEAQRVAIARACAATPDLMLCDEITSALDASVQAAILTLIETISRTTGAAFLFVSHDLAVVRAIADTVIVLRNGEICETGSTEAVLTSPAHPYTRSLIDSFQADNRSPREQTLCSLQKHRRMHAYGE